A segment of the Gossypium hirsutum isolate 1008001.06 chromosome D10, Gossypium_hirsutum_v2.1, whole genome shotgun sequence genome:
TGAAgcggtttaatttaatttataaaattctcGAGTTGTTATTGTTCCGTTAATTTTAGGTttatgtcattttagtttttAAGTTACTAGTTGCTTCGAGTTTTCGGAATAGGttaatttggatttaattttgAGTTTGAGTAATTCTAAGTtacttatttgaattaatttaaatttgaattagattaaatttatttacgGGTTAGGATATCCATCCAAGCTTAAAAGTTTGATTGAAATATGACATAGTTTGGATAGAAATATGAGACCTAAAAAacggatttaagtaaaaaaataggCTCATTCAAAATATGAGTTGAgctcagatttcaaaatttaaagtcGAGCCTAGTCTAACCCacccattttatattttttgtgagatatttttattttactttgatttattatgtaatttatatcacataaaattaattatataataatgcaatactatgtaaatattaaaaaataatatggcgGATAAACAATAAGCTTAAGTTtgtcatttataaattttaagctcatatttCAAATCGTGTTGAGCttaaataaacatcaaaatactaaaaTCATACATAAACTTAACCCGGGCCAGGCCCCTAAACACTTCTAAACTGGACAGATTTAGATTACAGATTATATTTAATTGGATTAAATTTCAGTTTGGAGTCAAAATTAATTAGCTTTCACTATTGTCTTCTTGATACTGTTATTGGCTTTTGCATTTTCAATCCAGATACTGCTATTTGGCTTCTGGGAAAGTCTCCAGAGCTTGCAACATACACGGACAAGAATGGAAACACCAGTCTTCATCTGCTAGCTAGCATGGCCTCAGCTTTTAAGAGCAGCTCCCCCACCAAAGGAATATTCAAGGAGCTCATCTATTATTGTATGTATTTTGCTTCATTTTAGCtataaaattaattgttgataGGATAGGAGATCGATTTTTTCGATAAAAGTTTTCGAAGTATTCTTAGTTCAGAGTTGATGGACACCTCAACCGGTCTATAAAGAGTAAAAATATTATAGAGATATTAGATTGTATTTTTCTCCCTTCActcaaaaaaatagataaattactttatgtacattaaattaaagaacaaattagtccttttctttttgttaaaatttgctAGAAAAGTTGGACCCTTCAATTTAGTATCACCGTTTACTCATTTTAATGACAATGTTGTTTGAAAAAAAGGCATACCGAGTGATTCACGATTTTTTCGATAAAAGTTTTCGAAGTATTCTTAGTTCAGAGTTGATGGACACCTCAACCGGTCTATAAAGAGTAAAAATATTATAGAGATATTAGATTGTATTTTTCTCCCTTCActcaaaaaaatagataaattactttatgtacattaaattaaagaacaaattagtccttttctttttgttaaaatttgctAGAAAAGTTGGACCCTTCAATTTAGTATCACCGTTTACTCATTTTAATGACAATGTTGTTTGAAAAAAAGGCATACCGAGTGATTCACGATTTTTTCGATAAAAGTTTTCGAAGTATTCTTAGTTCAGAGTTGATGGACACCTCAACCGGTCTATAAAGAGTAAAAATATTATAGAGATATTAGATTGTATTTTTCTCCCTTCActcaaaaaaatagataaattactttatgtacattaaattaaagaacaaattagtccttttctttttgttaaaatttgctAGAAAAGTTGGACCCTTCAATTTAGTATCACCGTTTACTCATTTTAATGACAATGTTGTTTGAAAAAAAGGCATACCGAGTGATTCACGTAAGGAGGAAGGGACGAATGAGCTTACAAAAAATGGGCAAAAAGGAGATTTAGAGCAGGGTGAACAAAACAGAGGTCTCAAGAAGCAGGATTACTGCAAAGGTATTTTTTTACTAGCAATACATATCAAATTATAGGTTTAATTTTtctattagtccttgtactttttaaattttaaaattttagtcttcacCAGATGATAACTACTAAATTCATTAAGTTCAGCTATTCCGAAAATCTGATGCGGTGTGCGTAAAGCCATGTTAGCTTATTATTTTCTCATATTACTCAATAAAAATCTAGTTAATTGATTAATGACTATAATTTAcataaagactaaaattttaatcaaaatttaaaaagtatagagacttagaatgatccaattggagaatatgaactaaatttaattaaatgcatAGTATAgaactaataattaaatttaaccaaatatattTGACTGCTACGATTTggtcaagattgaaatttcaaaaataaaaaagtacatAGACTAAAATTGATCGATttaaaaagtatagagattaaatttaatcaaattaaagtatacggattaagggtgagtttggatgggcgattggtgCGGTGCGatacgtttagcttactttttgtctcatgctacagtatcgctacaatatctaatctcaccgccaccgttgtttttacactaaccgcaggtaaacgcaccgtccATCCAAATTCTTCTAAATCTACAACATTTACAAACTACAAAGAAGCTTTGAAGTTTTCTTCGTACAAAAGTTAAAGTGAGTGatgttttatgtttttgggataaTGATCATAGGCTAAAGGGTTGAACCACGATAAATATTGGTATTGAGTAATTCTGTCTCGATATTGTATTGATCACATTTTTGCTCGTATATACACCTTTGAGTTTCATATGATTATTATATTGTAGGATGGAAAATGATTGTTCAGATTTGGAAGCAGAAGAAAATGCATGAATCGGCGGTTAAACTAGCGAAGTTATTAGTGGAAACCGATGCGTCTTGGTTCGAACCTCATGAACCGGAGGAAGACGACACGATTATAATGGAACGgaaggaggaagaaaaagaagagacgTCAAAAAGTAATGCAACGGCCAACACGGAGCGGTCGCCTGAACCGGATACGCCATTGCTCATCGCAACCAAAACAGGCATCGTggagatagtgaatgagatactCACAAGGTACCCTCAGGCAGTTTATCAATTCGGTAAAAACGGACAAAACATACTTCATGTCGCTATCATGCATCGGCAATACAAAGTGTTCAATGTCGTAAAGAATAAAGAAGAGGCGAAGAGGTTGGTTCGGGGAATCGATAACCATGGCTGCACCATACTGCACCATGCTGCTAGCACTAAATATTATCATGGAGGAACCAAACCTACCCCTGCTCTTAAACTCCAACAGGAATTGACATGGTTTGAggtacaattttttttatggttaAAACTAGACCCGTTAATCGAGCGGATTTGTTCAATGTAGATCGAGTTAATTCGAGTTTTGTCTTAAATGCAGGACGTAAAAAACCAAATGCCCTCTCATTTTTTCATGCATCTCAACAGAAAGGACACCACAGCAGATAATCTTTTCAAGGATAATCACCGAGATCTACTTAAAACCGCGCAAGAATGGGTGAAGAACACCTCTCAGTCGTGTTCGACGGTCGCCATTCTCGTGGCAACTGTTGTTTTCACAGCTGCCTACACCGCACCGGGTGGTTTCTTGCAGAGTACGCAATTGATCTATTAGAAACTGAGTTAAAGTTATCATGGCAGCTCTGAATTAGAAGTCTGAATTGCATTTGGGCTCATATGAAAACTGGATAAATTAGCCTTGTtcattagatcaaaaagtaaactgatctttttgttaaaaatttcatctacttttattattaaaaattagtcaTTGTACCACGTGTTATTGTCGGGTTATTCTATTAACCACGTCAATTTTTATCAGTAGTAAAAGGGATGAACTTTTTGATAGaaaaaatcaatttacaatttaatttatggtaatacattaatttctctttttttatttattcattagtAAACCAACTATATGATATAAAGGTTATGATGATATTGAATCATGGGTCAATACATGCAGACGGTCGTCCCATTCTCCTCGACGAGCCTCTTTACTCGTTTTTCACGGTGATGGACGTTGCCGGTCTCGCGAGTTCCTTGACCTCGGTGGTTATCTTCCTCTCTATCCTCACTTCTTCACTCGAGTTCGAGGATTTTCATCACCGGCTACCTCGGAACCTCTCCCTCGGTTTCACCTTCCTATTCTTCTCCGTCACCAGCACCATGATGACTTTCACAGCCACCATTTTACTGCTGGTTCATTTGGAGAAGAAGTGGACTGCAACGCTAACGTATGCGGCTGCATTCCTTCCCATATGCATATTTGCATTGTTTCAATTCCCTTTATATTACCAGTACTTCGTTGCTGCAGTGAAGAGCATTTTGGATTTTCTTAGAAGTAATTTGCCTGGTAACTGGGATTTTCTTCAAATTATAGATGATTACTAAGAAGCAATAAAAGGGAAACTTTTTTATCTGTATTGTTGCTCAAAGTCCATTGATTACTGGATTTttactgtttttttttctcttattccTATATTCCTGTTTGGGTAATTGTTCTTGGGCTCTTGGATTTAatcattgtatttatttttaatcattttttaaaaatttgtttatgAACCTAATGATGATGTTGTTGATTAATAGTTATCATATGTACTATTATCGACTTGATTACCAGGTTGGGTCCTAATATGTGTTTTATGCGGTTCGCACGCTTCTATGAGATCATAAGATGTAGGTTACCACAATCATATAAGCGATCCCACATCTAGAAAACACGTGTTAACTCTAGAATATGATACTTATTGATCGACATATATGGGAACCTACCTATAATATTACATCCAAAAACAGtaatcatataatataaatgCACAGTTAACTCATCTAAAGAAGATACACTCTTAAATACtcaacatatatattattaattcatcaaatatGAATCCGCAATACCAAAGGTGAATATGGAAAACTTATAATTGAATcccttttaaaataattaaattaaaagttactatatggtaaaattgtattttggtcTTCTCAAACAAGAACCTTTAGAAaagatgaaattataaattaggttttaaaatgtttttagtCCTTGAACTAGTATAGAATTTGATATTTGGCCCTTGTATTTTAAgagttaaaaattcaatattcttaattactttttttaatttgaaaattctaGTTTAATCATTATGGTCGTTGGTtgtttttgtccaaaaatttcaatttaacatatttattttctgTTAATTTAATAAGGATAGcctaatcaaaatttcaagttgacaAATTAAGACAAAAAGTACTTGCAATTTTAAAGATtggatttagattttttttttaaataggaagatctaattttttaactttttaaatacaaTGATTAAATCTCAAGTCTTGTCAAAGTACAAGTGCATGTATATTTCAattcataaattaatacatgataaaattatattttaatctatcAAAAATTTATAATCCAATTTTGattcctttaaaaaattttctgaatTCGCCCTATACCGGTCATGTAGATATAAAGAAGAAATAATCAAGTTTGCAAGATGGAATGAATCACAATAAGTGTAATTAACTACGATTAtatcaaatttgatttaaattcaaATCAGTCCAAGTTAATTATAGAAACATAACAATTTAAACTAATCTGATTCAAATCAGAAATGACACAAGTAAAAAATTATCTTATCCCAAAATAGCTCGAAAAGTAATATGAAATAATAAGAGATTTAACCatttataaatattgagagttaaagTTACTATTATGTTAAATTTAAACTTAGACAAAAAAGTTCAAGCCCCGACGTAGGAACAATTGTCAAGTACAATGCCTAACTTGGATCAAAAAAATTCAAGCGCTAATATAAAGAAAGTTGCTAAATTTAGGTCTTAAAAAATGATTTAaccatttataaatatttaggattaaaattactattatactaattttaaaatttgtcacTATTAATCAATTagtgtcaatttttttaaataattaaataactattttataatttgttataaaaataaatttattaataattgggTGAATTACTAAGTTATGATATTTGTATCATGGGCCAACTGATGCAGATGGTCATCCCATTCTCCTCGAAAAGCCTCTTTACTCGGTTTTCATCGTGATGGACGTTGCCG
Coding sequences within it:
- the LOC107935396 gene encoding uncharacterized protein, with amino-acid sequence MEKEIIISKPDMNRFNEMSEPYKKVLANDVHGLEAIYSNNPDALLNPITARKDTIFHIAAYGGHKEVLGVLLGMVPASKKAEVLKVKNIYGNTILHEVATTTHVKAARLLMEEVLLVLPGNDNRQREEILGAQNKLGETPLFMAAEYSSKTMVEYLATAIRRTGNLESHYRRNDGTSILHIAVIGQKFDTAIWLLGKSPELATYTDKNGNTSLHLLASMASAFKSSSPTKGIFKELIYYCIPSDSRKEEGTNELTKNGQKGDLEQGEQNRGLKKQDYCKGWKMIVQIWKQKKMHESAVKLAKLLVETDASWFEPHEPEEDDTIIMERKEEEKEETSKSNATANTERSPEPDTPLLIATKTGIVEIVNEILTRYPQAVYQFGKNGQNILHVAIMHRQYKVFNVVKNKEEAKRLVRGIDNHGCTILHHAASTKYYHGGTKPTPALKLQQELTWFEDVKNQMPSHFFMHLNRKDTTADNLFKDNHRDLLKTAQEWVKNTSQSCSTVAILVATVVFTAAYTAPGGFLQNGRPILLDEPLYSFFTVMDVAGLASSLTSVVIFLSILTSSLEFEDFHHRLPRNLSLGFTFLFFSVTSTMMTFTATILLLVHLEKKWTATLTYAAAFLPICIFALFQFPLYYQYFVAAVKSILDFLRSNLPGNWDFLQIIDDYGHPILLEKPLYSVFIVMDVAGLASCLTSVVIFLSILTSSLEFEDFRHRLPRSLSLGFTFLFFSVTSTMLTFTATILLLVHLEKRWTATLTYAAAFLPICVFAMFQFPLYYQYIVAAVDSVFDFLRKNLPGNSEFLRIKNDY